The nucleotide window TTGGCCAGCGCATCTGCGACGATGTAGAGCTCGCCATTGTGCTCCAGCGCCACGTATTCAAGATCGGGGTGAAACGCCACGGCCATGGAAGCTGGAAGCGTCCATGGAGTCGTCGTCCAGATAATGGTTGAAACTTTTTTGCGCGCCAGGGCAGGATCAATCTTTGCCGGATCGCTGGTGAGCCGGTATTTCACCCACACACTGGGGCTTGTGTGGTTCGAGTACTCGATCTCAGCTTCCGCGAGCGCGGTCTTATCGTGAATGCACCAATACACCGGGCGCAGGCCTTTATAGACCGCGCCGTTTTCCATGAAGTCAAACAACTGTCGGACGATGACAGACTCATATTGCTTTGACATCGTGGAGTAGGGCTGGTCCCAGCGGCCAAGAATGCCTAGACGCTTGAATTGCTCGCGCTGGATATTGAGGAACTTTTCTGCGTATGCGCGGCACTCTCGGCGGACTGCGATGGCCGGTATCTCCAGCTTCTTGCGGCCAAGCTTCTCATCTACTTTGATTTCGATGGGTAAACCATGGCAATCCCAACCGGGAACGTAGGGCGAATCGAACCCGGCCATGGTTTTTGACTTCACCACAAAATCTTTCAGGCACTTGTTGAGAGCATGGCCTTCATGGATGGCGCCGTTGGCATAAGGAGGCCCATCATGCAGCACATAGCTCGGCGCGCCGCGGCGAGACTCGCGGATCTTCCGATAAATATCCATCTTCTCCCAGCGCTCAAGCCATTTGGGCTCGTTCTGAGGCAGGTTCGCCTTCATGGAGAATTCGGTTTTAGGAAGATTCAGGGTCTTCTTAAGTTCAAGCGGCGGCCGCATTTTTACTCCCAATGGGTTAATTGTTCATTATAAACAGTCAAAGTCACGGGTTGCCTGCCCACGCGAAAGACCAATCACCGTTTAGCCCTGACGTTACGAACGTTTCGACGTAATTTACCAATTCTTTACAGACCCTGGGGCACAATATGAATCTAATGAACTACGCGCCCACTTTGAATCCCAGGGAACATGAGGACAGGGAATTGCCCAAAGAAAATTCCTCGCCGACGGCAAATCCGCATTCAGGCGAAGATGAGGCACAGAAACTTCACCTGAGAAATGCAACTCTCACGGCGAATCCCTCATCTGCTATGAGTGTAAGCAGATCACAATCAGCTAGTGAAAAGGTTTCTCGGGTCGGACCAATGGCGAATCACGTAATCGTTCCCAATCAGTTCTTCGGTAAGGATGTTCCCAAGCTCAACGGCCTTCCGCAGATGCATCAGTCGATGCTGACGTCTCTGTTCCTGAACGTCAAGGAAGCGATATTCCCGGAAAAATTACCGCCTCTCCGAATCACTTCGCGTCCTGTGAACGTGGGCGAAATCTGGAGTACTGCCCGCCCCAAGAAAGCGACTTCAGGGTCGCTTACTTTGCACGCGTTTGCAATCGCGGGATTAATCGCGGTTTCCATCTGGGGCGGACGTTCCGCGACCGTGGTGAAACCGGAAGAGCATGTCACGCTGATTGCTCCGCCTCTTACCGATTATCAACCTGTGATGAAGCCGGTTGAAGCCCCTAAAGCCCTGGCGGGCGGCGGTGGCGGCGGTAACGCTTCAAAGATTTTTGAAAGCAAAGGACACTTGCCCAAGGTTGCGCCAGAGCAGATCGCGCCTCCAACGGTTGAGATCCTGAATAACAAACCGAAGCTAGCGGTTGAAGCGACCGTGGTAGCACCGGCCAATGTGAAACTGCCAGACAATCCAAACATGCCGAACCTCGGTAATCCCATGTCAGCCCGCGTGACTGGACCAGCTTCCAATGGAAGCGGTACAGGCGGCGGCATCGGTTCCGGCGCCAGCAATGGCATTGGCTCCGGCACTGGCCCGGGACACGGTCCGGGACAGGGTGGCGGTTTTGGCGGTGGCACTTACAAGCTGGGCGATATCGGAGTGACAGCGCCGGTAGCAAAATTTACGCCTGAGCCGGACTTTACGGAAGAAGCCCGCAGAGCAAAGTATCAGGGCACCGTGGTTCTGGCTGCGGTGGTTGGTCCGGATGGACGCCCGCGCAATATCAGGGTCGTCCGCGGTTTGGGTATGGGGCTGGATGAAAAAGCTGTTGAACGGGTAAAGACTTGGCTGTTCGAGCCCGGGAAAAAGAACGGAACGCCCGTAGCTGTAGCCATGAATTTTGAGGTGGATTTCCGACTGTTTTAATACTGCGTTTATCCACACACTTGAGAAGGAGAGGAGAACCTGCCTCTCCTTTTTGGTTTGCTCGGCGCATTCAGTACTCAGCCGTCAGCATTCAGCAAAGCCATTTTCACCGCAAAGGGCGCTAAGGACGCAAAGGAAGGACCCGCAAGCGGCATCTCTGTCGGCATCCCACGCCAACCCTGAGCCAGGCGCGCCATGTTCTCACTATTGCCATGCTCAGGGCGCGAGGACGAAAGGGTCTGCTCCGCTGCTCTTGAAGGTCATCCATATATCCAAGCGCTTTGTAATTGCTCCAAATGGGCCGCAGTGGATACGCAATCCAGGAAAAGCAATAGTAAATGTCAATTTAATTGGAATTCGCAAAGAAACTGGCCGCAAATCAAACCGAAAGATGCGAATCATATTCTGATTTTTGATTCATATTCCTTTTGCGATAAATTCGCGGCTCGAAAGGGGCTTTGGCGGCACAATCCTGCAAAGATTGTGCCGCCGGCAGAGCGTTCAAATGGTTAGGGGCCGTCTGAGCCAATGGGACGCGAGTTTCCGTTGCCATTGGGGGCAGCGTTTGTGTTCGTGGGTACCGTATTGGTTGCGGTGCGAGTGTGGTCGGGCTGATAGTGATAAACAAAGCTCTTGAATTCGGGGTGCATGAAATCCGCTCCGAATTTGTACTGCTTCATTTCCTTGAATGCCTGATCTGAGTTCCATCCATCTTCCGTCATGCGATAGATCGCCGTCATGACGCCTGTGCGATGTTTTCCTCCCACACAGTGGACGAAAATCGGTTGGTTCGCAGGATCTTCCACCAGGGAGAGAAACTGCTTAATCTGGTCTGGGGTGGGCGGCGTGCCGGTTGTCATCGGAATATGCACATACTTCATGCCCATCCGCTGCACAGTCGCTACTTCCTCGCTTTTCTCATCATTGATGAGGTTGATAACCGTTTTCACACCGAGCGCCGCGAGATCGTTATAGTCCTGGCCTTCAGGCTGCGCGCCACGATAGTAATTTTCATTGATCTGCCCAAAGTTCTTGATGTGAACGCTGGGAAGGGCGACATTTGCGTGTTTGATGGAACTGGTTGGATTGGTCTGGCCGATTAGTGGAAACGAAAAAGCAACTGCAAGTACCGCTGCAAACAAACGTACAGACGAAGATTTACCGCTAAACCGCAAATTACACCTCTACTACTTTTAGATTCGAGCATCACCAAAGACACAGCGGATGCGGGCAAGGGCCAGCAAGGCCGTTTGCAATCAACCGCAATGGATTTTTGGGTGAATGTCATATTGTTACACGCTGATGGAGAAGCCATCAAGATAAAGCGCGTGACGCAACGATCTTCTCGCCAGAACTAACCCCGAAGATTGCATAATGTTGCGCTGAACTTCGGATAAATGCATCAATGCCGCGAAGTGCAAAACAATGCAAATTCAGGTGCAAAAATCTGCAGTCTTATTTTGCTACGGGTGTGTCCATAACCGACTGTTGGCTGCTTGCGGTCTTTGCCGCAATGCAGCACTCGCCTGCGGGAATCGGACTGCCGTGAGGGCAAGTGCGGGGATGGCCCAGGAACGTACAGATGCGCTCCGTTGCTTCCGGAGAAAGAATGTGCTCGAACTTGCAGGCTTCTTCCGCGACTTCTTTTTCGTCGTGCACATGAAACGTCTGGGTAAAGAGACGTTCCGCGAGGCGGTGGCGGCGAATCACGTCTTCTGCCCGCTTGCGGCCTTTTTCCGTAAAGATGATCATGTGGTCGCCGTGGCCTGTATGTTCAGTAGCCGGACGGAACGCCACATGGCATCGATTGAGCACCTGCTTGTGCGTATGCGGCTCCAGGGCGTGTTCCGTAAGATCGACCAGCCCCATGCTCTCCATCCGCTCCAAAGCCAGCCGCATGGGCAACGCGCCTTCAACTTCAACGCGGCCTAGTTCGGCGGGCTCACCGTTTTCCGCCAGCACCCAGAGCTCTTCCAGAACTTCATCGAACTGCTCTTCGTCCGCAAGCGCAAAGATTTCCTGCGCCGCGATTTTGCCGTGGTGCAGCTCCAGCCGGCGGTCAGCCAGACGGGCAACAACAGGATCATGCGTGACCATGATGATGGTGCGTCCTTGCGCATGCATTTCACGCAACTTGCGCAGCACGATTTCTTCATTCACGGCGTCAAGGTTGCCGGTGGGCTCGTCGGCCAGGATAATGTGCGGATCGTTGATCAAGGCGCGGGCAATACAGACGCGCTGCTGCTCACCGCCTGAAAGCTGCGAAGGCAGATGGTGGGCACGGTCCTTGAGGCCAACGTGATCAAGCGCGGACAGGGCTTCGACTTTGTCCGTCATGCTGTGGAAGTATTGCGCCAGCATGATGTTTTCAAGGGCCGTGAGATACGGGATGAGGTGAAATTGCTGGAAGATGAAGCCGATTTTTTCCGCGCGGAAGCGGTTCAGCTCCGCCGGGGTCATTTTGGAAATGTTGGTGCCGTGAATCCAGATTTCGCCGGTGGTGGGCTGATCAAGGCAGCCCATGAGGTTGACAAGCGTGGATTTGCCCGAGCCGGAAGGGCCCATCACGGCAAGCCATTCACCCGGGGCCACCGATAGTGAGACATCATCGAGCGCGCGGACTTCGACGTTGCTCTTGTACACACGGGTCACGTTCTTGAGTTCAATCGGCATTATTCTCCTCGCAGGATCCCTGCGGGCTGTATCTGCTGCAACAATCTTAGCGGAGCTGTGGACGCGATCAACGCCAGCAAGACGCTTCCCAGCAAAACCGGAACAAGGAGCAGCGGTTGCGGCAGAATGGCGGCATCAAAATTGGCCTTGCCGATCCAGAACGCGATGCCGCAGCCCAAAATGTATCCCGCGATAGAGCCGGTGAGCGCCAGCAGGGCAGATTCAGAGGCGAACAGGAAATTGACTGTCCGGTTGGAAGCTCCCAGCGCTTTCATGACGGCAAAATCTTTGCGGCGCTCAAGCACGGAGCCGGTAAACGTAGCTACCATGCAAAGCATGATCAATATCACGACCACGGCTGAGGACGCGAGCACGACGGAGCGGGTCTTGCCGACAACGGCGGTCTGGGCCTGAGTGATCTGCCGGACTGGTTTCACTTCGGCTTTTGGCAGCCCGGTCCGCAGGTTATTGATCGTGTTCTGGATTTCGCGTGGCTTGCCTTCCACACGAAGAAGAGCTGTGTTGGGCTGAACGCCGGTCAGGCGCACGAACTCGTCGAGAGAAATATAGACGCGGCTGTCGTCGTCTGAGCCGGAATGGAAGAACCCTGCCGGCTTGATGACGGCAGAGCTTTTGCCGAATGAGAGTTCAATATCCGCGCCGTGAGAGATGGTCTCATCGACGCGGGACCCGACAAGAGCGCTGCCTTGGCCTGCATTGCTGAAAGACCATGATGAGTTGAGGTGGCGAAGCTTAGCCACATCGGCGCCGCCGACTACGATTCTGGATTTGCTGGCGGCTTCTGTGGCGATGGCGTAGCCGACGGGGACGATTTCTCCGCCGTTGCCGACGATAGTGCGCATATCGGCCAATTCGCTGGGAGTCAAAGCGCCGGAATTTTTTGCGACAATCACGTTCGCGCCAAAGCCGCGGAACTCGCGGCTGAGCTTATTTTCGAGATCGGAATAAATTGTAAGCGCCGCAGTGGCGATGGTGGCGACCACGGCGACAGAG belongs to Terriglobia bacterium and includes:
- a CDS encoding TonB family protein, translating into MANHVIVPNQFFGKDVPKLNGLPQMHQSMLTSLFLNVKEAIFPEKLPPLRITSRPVNVGEIWSTARPKKATSGSLTLHAFAIAGLIAVSIWGGRSATVVKPEEHVTLIAPPLTDYQPVMKPVEAPKALAGGGGGGNASKIFESKGHLPKVAPEQIAPPTVEILNNKPKLAVEATVVAPANVKLPDNPNMPNLGNPMSARVTGPASNGSGTGGGIGSGASNGIGSGTGPGHGPGQGGGFGGGTYKLGDIGVTAPVAKFTPEPDFTEEARRAKYQGTVVLAAVVGPDGRPRNIRVVRGLGMGLDEKAVERVKTWLFEPGKKNGTPVAVAMNFEVDFRLF
- a CDS encoding dual specificity protein phosphatase family protein translates to MRFSGKSSSVRLFAAVLAVAFSFPLIGQTNPTSSIKHANVALPSVHIKNFGQINENYYRGAQPEGQDYNDLAALGVKTVINLINDEKSEEVATVQRMGMKYVHIPMTTGTPPTPDQIKQFLSLVEDPANQPIFVHCVGGKHRTGVMTAIYRMTEDGWNSDQAFKEMKQYKFGADFMHPEFKSFVYHYQPDHTRTATNTVPTNTNAAPNGNGNSRPIGSDGP
- a CDS encoding ATP-binding cassette domain-containing protein — encoded protein: MPIELKNVTRVYKSNVEVRALDDVSLSVAPGEWLAVMGPSGSGKSTLVNLMGCLDQPTTGEIWIHGTNISKMTPAELNRFRAEKIGFIFQQFHLIPYLTALENIMLAQYFHSMTDKVEALSALDHVGLKDRAHHLPSQLSGGEQQRVCIARALINDPHIILADEPTGNLDAVNEEIVLRKLREMHAQGRTIIMVTHDPVVARLADRRLELHHGKIAAQEIFALADEEQFDEVLEELWVLAENGEPAELGRVEVEGALPMRLALERMESMGLVDLTEHALEPHTHKQVLNRCHVAFRPATEHTGHGDHMIIFTEKGRKRAEDVIRRHRLAERLFTQTFHVHDEKEVAEEACKFEHILSPEATERICTFLGHPRTCPHGSPIPAGECCIAAKTASSQQSVMDTPVAK
- a CDS encoding FtsX-like permease family protein; this encodes MIRTQLLLRLLLKAAWVRKDRAFTALVSVAVVATIATAALTIYSDLENKLSREFRGFGANVIVAKNSGALTPSELADMRTIVGNGGEIVPVGYAIATEAASKSRIVVGGADVAKLRHLNSSWSFSNAGQGSALVGSRVDETISHGADIELSFGKSSAVIKPAGFFHSGSDDDSRVYISLDEFVRLTGVQPNTALLRVEGKPREIQNTINNLRTGLPKAEVKPVRQITQAQTAVVGKTRSVVLASSAVVVILIMLCMVATFTGSVLERRKDFAVMKALGASNRTVNFLFASESALLALTGSIAGYILGCGIAFWIGKANFDAAILPQPLLLVPVLLGSVLLALIASTAPLRLLQQIQPAGILRGE